In Candidatus Thermoplasmatota archaeon, the genomic stretch GTCCCAGTACTCGACCTCGGCCTCCGCAAGCGCCGTCTCGCAGCGGGGACACCAGCTCATGCCACCCTTCTCGGCCTGGTAGACGAGGCCTTTCTCGTTCGCGCGCGCAAGAGCCCACCACGCGCCCTCGATGTAGGCGTTGTCGATCGTGCGGTAGGGATTCTCCCAGTCGAGCCACACGCCAAGCTCCTGGAACTCGGCGGTCATGCTCTCGAGGTAGCCAAGCGCGAAGTCGCGGCACTTCTTCACGAACTTCGCCATGCCCATCGCCTCGATGTCCTTCTTGTTGGCGATGCCAAGCTCCTTCTCGACCTTCACCTCGATCGGAAGGCCGTGCATGTCGAAGCCCGCCTGGTCGCGCACGTCGCGCCCCTGCATGCGCGCAAACCGAAGCTGAGCGTCCTTGAGGATCTTGTTCCAGGCCGTGCCGAGGTGGATGTGGCCCGAGGTGTACGGCGGCCCGTCGATGAAGTAGAAGGGCTTGCCCCCCGCGCGAAGCTTGCGCGTCCGCTCGTGCACCTTCGCCTTGCGCCACCACGCCTGGATGCGCGGCTCAAGCTCCCGCGGATCGTACGACTTCGCGGCGCGCGCCACGGGCTTGCTGCGTGCGGCTCGAGAAGCTCGAACCATCGGGCCCGCTAGGGAAGCGAGATATTTAAACGGTTGTGCGGTTCCCGCGGCGATGAAGCGTCGCGAGGTCGTCACGTGCTTCCTGCGGCGCCCGGACGGAAAAGTCCTTCTGCTGCGACGCAGCGACCGCGTGCAGACCTATCCGGGCAAGTGGGCGGGCGTGAGCGGAAGCTTCGCGGGCGAGGATCCCGAGACGGGCGCGCGGCGCGAGATCCTCGAGGAGACGGGCCTTGGGCCGCCCTCCGTCCACCTCGCCCGTCGCGGCGATCCGATGCGCGTGTTCGACCCGCAGCTTGCCGCGGAGTGGATCGTGCACCCGTTCCTGTTCGACGTGGCGCCGGGCGCGGAGCCCACGCTCAACTGGGAGAACGAGGAGAGCCGTTGGGTCGATCCGGACGAGATCGAGCGTTACCCCCACGTGCCCGCCCTCCCGGAGACCTTGCGAAAAGTACTTTGACCGCGCCGCAGGATGGGATTCCGTGCAATCGAAGACCCTCCTGTTCGTCTTCGCGTGCGCCCACTGCACGCTCACGGGCGCCGCCGCCGTCGCGGCCCTTGGCCTGGCGGCGCTTCCTACCTTCCTTGGCGTGCCCCTGTCCTCGCTGCTCGTGCCGCTGCTGGTCGCAGGCGGCGTCGTCGCTCTCCTTGCGCTGCACATCCGAAGGCTCGAGCGCGAGGCGTGCGAAATCCCGCCGTGACGCCCGACGATGTATACGTTCGTATACGTATGTATGCATCTCACAGGAGGCGTTCACGAGACAGAAGGTCGCGCACCCTTCGCTCGATCTCGTCGCGCACCTGCCGCACGCCGTCGAGGTCCATGGTGATCGGATCCTCGAGCTTCCAGTCGATCGTGCGCTTGCCGAGAAACGCGGGGCACGCGTCCTCGCCGCAGCCCATGGTGACGACGAGGTCGGCCTCGTCGCGGATCCACGCCTCGTCGAAGCCCTTGCTTTGGTGGCCGGAGATGTCGATGCCCTTCTCGCGCATGGCCTCGATGGCCTTTCGCGAGACTGCGCCCGCGGGCCGGCTGCCGCCCGAGCGCGCGTCCACACGGTCGCCGGCCATCGCCCGCGCGAACCCCTCGGCCATCTGCGAGCGCGCGGCGTTGCCCACGCAGGCGAAGAGGATGCGGAACGCCGTCAAGACGATCTCTCCAGATCGACCGGTCCCGCGACGCCCAACGGCGACGGCGGCGCCCTGCCCGGCCGCAGATATTCGTACGTGAACGCGGCGGCCACGCCTCCGACGACCGGCGCGACGAGGTAGAGCCAAAGGTCGGCAAACTGCCCGGACACGAGCGCGGGGCCAAGGCTGCGGGCGGGGTTCATGCTGGCGCCCGTGAAGGGGCCCGCGACGAGGGCGTCGAGCCCGATGGCAAGCCCGATGGCAAGGCCCGCCGCGCCGGGCGACGCGCGCGGATCCGTCGCGACGCCGAAGATCACGAGGACGAGAAGGAAGGTCGCGAGCGCTTCGAGCGCAAGGCCCGAAACCGCCGACACGTCGGGGGACAATGTCGTCGCGCCAAGGTCGGCGACGGGTCCGTGGATGGCAAGGAGGGTCCCGGCGGCGGCCGTCGCTCCGGCCGCCTGGGAGGCGAGGTAGCCGGGCACGAGGCGCCACGGGAAGCGGCCGGCCGCCGCAAAGGCGAGCGTGACGGCGGGGTTGATGTGCGCCCCCGACACGTGCGCGAGGGCGTACACGACGACGAGCACGACAAAGGCGAAGGCGAGCGCGATCCCGAGGTGGCCAAGCGCGCCCGTGCGAGCCTCGGCGAGGATGGCGCCTGCGCCGAAGAAGACGAGGAGGTAGGTTCCCAGGGCCTCGGCGAGGGCGGGTCGGGCGTCCACGCCCGGAATGGGCGTCCCGTCCACTTGAAGGCCGCGGCGCTACTTCGCGTACAGGTGGTTGATGGCGATCTCGCCGATGTCGGTCCCGTAGTTCCCCGTTCGTTCGATGGATTCAAGGACGAGCGTCAACGGTAGGACGATCTCGGGACGCAGCTTCACGAGCCGGCCCAGCAGGTCCTTCTTGATCGCGGAGAGCTCCTTCGAGCGGCGGATGGCGACGTTGGCGCGCTCGAAGTCCTCCCCGTAGAGCGCCTCCACGGCTTCCTGCACGATGGACAGCGAGACGGCGCTTGCCTCGCGCAGCTCCTCCAGGATGGCAGGCGGGATGCGCGAGCCGGCGAGCGTGGGGACCGTCTGCGCCATGCGCGCCGCGTGGTCCCCGATGCGCTCGAGGATGCGGCCCACGAGGAGGAACCCGAGCCCCGTCGTGCCCGTCACGCCCATGCCCTCGGCCGCGCGCGGATTGCGGAGGACGAGGTGGTACTGCTTGTTCACGAGCCAATACAGCCGGTCGAGCTCGTCGTCGCGGCCCTCCACGTCGCGCCCAAGCTCCGCGTCGGAGTCGGCGATGGCCTTCATCGCGTCCTCGTGCATGGAGCGCGCGACGCGGCTCATGCGGCGCACGCCGCGCCGCATGTCGAACTCCGACGTGTCCGCGAGGTCCTGCACGACGATGCGGTCGGAGGTCTCCTCGATGATCTCCGCGCCCATGAGGCGGCGGACGAGCTCGCGCACGAGGGCGCGCTCGGCCGGCCGGATGCGGGGCGACTCGATCTCGACGAGGTCGAACCCGGCGAGGTACGCGGCGATCACGCGACGCTGGAGCTCGTCGCGGCTCTCCTCGGCGAGGCGGATGCGCGCCGTCGTGCCGCGGCCGTTCTCGCGGCGCCCGGGGCGGCCCGGCGTGAGCACGAGGGTCCCGTCGCCTTGGGCCTGCAGGCCGACGAGATCGCCGGCGCGCAGGCCGGCCTTGCGGGCCCAGGGCTTGGGAAGCGTGACGGCGAAGGTCGCGCCGCCGGTCTTCTGGATCTTGCGGTACTCCATCGCGGGCGCACGGACTATGGAGTCTATATAGATTCGGTAGGTAAGCCTCAAGCCGCGCCGGTGCGTACGCGGTCGCGGTGAGGTGATGGCGCTTCGCGAGATTCTTTTTCCGCAGGAGCGGACGTTCTTCGATCTTCTCGAGAGGGAGTCCTCGGTGGTCCTCCGCGGCACGGAGGCTCTGCGCGACTACCTGCAAGCCGGCGCCGGCGTCGATCCCAAGCCGATCAAGGACATCGAGCACGAGGGCGACCTCGTCGTCCACGAGATCTTCGAGCGCGTCAACGCGACGTTCATCACGCCCATCGACCGGGAGGACCTCGGACGTCTGGCCTCGGCGCTCGACGACGTCCTCGACTTCGCCTGGGCGACGGCCAACCACGTGCACCTCTACAACGTGAAGCCGACGCCCGCGCTCGTCGAGCTTGGCACCATCCTGCACGCGCAGATGGGGCACCTGAACAAGGCCGTGCTCGGCCTGCGATCGTTGCGGAACGTCGACGTCGCTCGACACCTCGTCGAGGTGCACCGCTTGGAGAACGCGGCCGACGACATCAAGAACCGGTCCGTCGCGGAGCTCTTCCGGGGATCGTACTCGCCGCTCGACGTGATCAAGTTCAAGGACGTGTACGAGGCCATCGAGATGGCGACCGACAAGTGCGAGGACGCGGCCGACGTGATCCGGGACACCCTCGTCAAGTACGCGTGAGCCCATGGCCTACGAGTTCGAGATCCTCGCGGGGCTCGTCGCGCTGGCGCTGCTGTTCGACCTCTACAACGGCATGAACGACGCG encodes the following:
- a CDS encoding phosphate uptake regulator PhoU, whose amino-acid sequence is MEYRKIQKTGGATFAVTLPKPWARKAGLRAGDLVGLQAQGDGTLVLTPGRPGRRENGRGTTARIRLAEESRDELQRRVIAAYLAGFDLVEIESPRIRPAERALVRELVRRLMGAEIIEETSDRIVVQDLADTSEFDMRRGVRRMSRVARSMHEDAMKAIADSDAELGRDVEGRDDELDRLYWLVNKQYHLVLRNPRAAEGMGVTGTTGLGFLLVGRILERIGDHAARMAQTVPTLAGSRIPPAILEELREASAVSLSIVQEAVEALYGEDFERANVAIRRSKELSAIKKDLLGRLVKLRPEIVLPLTLVLESIERTGNYGTDIGEIAINHLYAK
- a CDS encoding arsenate reductase ArsC translates to MTAFRILFACVGNAARSQMAEGFARAMAGDRVDARSGGSRPAGAVSRKAIEAMREKGIDISGHQSKGFDEAWIRDEADLVVTMGCGEDACPAFLGKRTIDWKLEDPITMDLDGVRQVRDEIERRVRDLLSRERLL
- a CDS encoding DUF47 family protein, translating into MALREILFPQERTFFDLLERESSVVLRGTEALRDYLQAGAGVDPKPIKDIEHEGDLVVHEIFERVNATFITPIDREDLGRLASALDDVLDFAWATANHVHLYNVKPTPALVELGTILHAQMGHLNKAVLGLRSLRNVDVARHLVEVHRLENAADDIKNRSVAELFRGSYSPLDVIKFKDVYEAIEMATDKCEDAADVIRDTLVKYA
- a CDS encoding MIP family channel protein, with product MDARPALAEALGTYLLVFFGAGAILAEARTGALGHLGIALAFAFVVLVVVYALAHVSGAHINPAVTLAFAAAGRFPWRLVPGYLASQAAGATAAAGTLLAIHGPVADLGATTLSPDVSAVSGLALEALATFLLVLVIFGVATDPRASPGAAGLAIGLAIGLDALVAGPFTGASMNPARSLGPALVSGQFADLWLYLVAPVVGGVAAAFTYEYLRPGRAPPSPLGVAGPVDLERSS
- a CDS encoding NUDIX pyrophosphatase, encoding MKRREVVTCFLRRPDGKVLLLRRSDRVQTYPGKWAGVSGSFAGEDPETGARREILEETGLGPPSVHLARRGDPMRVFDPQLAAEWIVHPFLFDVAPGAEPTLNWENEESRWVDPDEIERYPHVPALPETLRKVL